One region of Drosophila kikkawai strain 14028-0561.14 chromosome 2R, DkikHiC1v2, whole genome shotgun sequence genomic DNA includes:
- the Cpes gene encoding ceramide phosphoethanolamine synthase has protein sequence MIGPSSQISKILLTLLFLLIIFYVFMDVELYLRIHNYAIERNYHTNVSTNIAAVQSTSESGSGSSSSTKLPTAEKQPSYEDHTWISCDINPLCHVTVKAILLDHTNHYLFAPLATIFDNVIGFSRSTFITPNMISFFHVGVACLAGKLVASDSLGYRRLGVLLFQIRTFLDDLDGHVARVRKHIRGERSEIGTSGYYVDGLCDGLGCIALLLGIFFYLKNNPPRRGYSIIPMSDSKAVPEPTMIPKMKATTRKVAKNVISFTGQLLLSSTAWNRYIAVYQNMLEREDVSSSQSNCQDYIFKSTWFFCVAWTWRIVNVHALLHCVLLSIFCDKLWDFLRAIRYSGYIILLVAICLTEMHILEAQNYIFNSTACSNISL, from the coding sequence ATGATCGGGCCCAGTTCGCAGATCAGCAAGATACTGCTCACGCTGCTGTTTTTGCTGATCATATTCTACGTCTTTATGGACGTGGAGCTCTACCTGCGGATCCACAACTATGCCATCGAACGGAACTACCACACCAATGTCTCCACCAACATAGCCGCCGTGCAGTCCACCTCGGAGTCCGGCAGCGGCAGTAGCAGCAGTACGAAACTCCCCACCGCAGAGAAGCAGCCGTCCTACGAGGATCACACCTGGATTTCCTGTGATATAAACCCACTGTGTCATGTCACGGTCAAGGCCATCCTGCTGGATCACACAAACCACTACCTCTTCGCCCCGCTGGCCACCATCTTCGACAACGTCATTGGCTTCTCGCGCTCCACCTTCATCACGCCCAACATGATATCGTTTTTCCACGTGGGCGTGGCCTGTCTGGCGGGCAAACTGGTTGCCTCAGATAGTCTGGGCTACCGGCGACTGGGCGTGCTGCTCTTCCAGATACGCACCTTCCTGGACGACCTGGACGGGCATGTAGCGCGCGTGCGCAAGCACATTCGCGGCGAACGCTCGGAGATCGGAACGTCCGGCTACTATGTGGATGGACTGTGCGACGGACTAGGATGCATTGCCCTGCTGCTGGGCATTTTCTTCTACCTGAAGAATAATCCACCGCGCCGGGGCTACTCCATCATCCCTATGAGCGACTCCAAAGCGGTGCCGGAGCCAACGATGATACCCAAGATGAAGGCCACCACACGCAAGGTGGCCAAGAACGTGATCAGCTTCACGGGGCAGCTACTGCTCAGTTCGACGGCGTGGAATCGTTACATTGCCGTCTACCAGAACATGCTGGAGCGCGAGGATGTGAGCAGCAGTCAGTCGAATTGCCAGGACTACATCTTTAAGTCCACCTGGTTCTTCTGTGTGGCCTGGACGTGGCGGATTGTCAACGTTCACGCTCTGCTCCATTGCGtcctgctaagcatcttctgcGACAAACTGTGGGACTTTCTGCGCGCTATCCGGTACAGCGGTTACATAATCTTGTTAGTTGCTATCTGTTTAACTGAAATGCACATTTTGGAGGCCCAAAACTACATTTTCAACTCAACGGCGTGCAGTAACATTTCACTgtga